The sequence below is a genomic window from Bacteroidota bacterium.
ATGCTGCCACAAAGTTTAATCGCTGAAAAATGACGGAAACAAAGATCATATCAAAAAACACTTACGACGTGAATCTGCTCCGCCAGGACTTCCCCATTCTTTCCCGTGAAGTCAACGGAAAACCATTGATCTATTTCGACAACGGGGCTACTACGCAAAAGCCGCAAGTGGTCATCGATTGCATTTCAAATTATTATTCACATTACAACGCCAACATTCACCGCGGCGTACACAAGCTCAGCCAGGAAGCATCTCAGGCGTATGAAGAAGCAAGAAAAACTGTTGCAGAATTCATCGGCGCAAATTCTCCGAATGAACTAATTTTCACAAGAGGAACAACAGAAAGCATCAATCTTGTTGCTGCTTCTTTCCTGAGAAAAAAACTCGACGCCGGTGATGAAATTCTCGTCACAGAAATGGAACATCATTCCAATATTCTTCCGTGGCAGCAATTGTGTGAAGAAAAAAATGCAACACTTAAAATAATTCCGGTGAATGAACACGGTGAACTTGAAATGACCCGGGTGCCGCTGCTGCTTTCACCAAAAACAAAATTCGTTGCTGTTGCGCACGTGTCGAATACGCTCGGCACGATAAACCCGCTTAAAGAAATTGTTGCTCTCGCACACGCGCAGAATATCCCCGTCCTCGTAGATGGCGCACAGGCGGCCCCGCACATGCGCGTGAACGTGCAGGAACTCGGTTGCGAATTCTATTGTTTCTCTGCACACAAAGTTTACGGGCCTACCGGTATCGGCGCGCTTTATGTGAAAGAAGAAATTCTGAATGAGTTACCGCCTTATCAAACCGGTGGCGGAACGATCAAAACTGTTTCCTTCGCAAAAACAGTTTACGCCGATGGGCCGTTGCGATTCGAAGCGGGCACCCCGAACATCGAAGGTGCTATAGGAATGGCGAAAGCACTGGAATATGTGAATGGAGTGGGAATGAAAAATATTGCGGCGCACGAACATGAATTGCTTTTATATGCGACTGAAAAACTCAAGCAGGTAAAAGGTGTTCGCATCATTGGTGAAGCAAAAGAAAAAGCCGGCGTTCTTTCATTCGTGATAGAAAAAATTCATCCTTTCGATATTGCAATGCTTATCGATCAGCAGGGAGTGGCGGTACGAACGGGGCATCATTGCACACAACCACTCATGGAAAAATTCGGAATACCGGGAACTATACGCGCTTCATTCGCACTTTATAATACCAAAGAAGAAATAGATCATTTCATAACCGCACTTGTCAAATCAATAAAGATGCTGTCATGAATTCAATTGTAGAAAATGAAAAAGAGATCGTGGAAGATTTTTCCATGTTCGATCAGTGGGACGATAAATACCAATACATCATTGATCTCGGGAAATCGCTTGCGCCAATGGATGAAAATCTGAAAACAGAAAACCGCCTCATCAAAGGATGCCAGAGCAAAGTGTGGCTCCATACTGAATTGCGTGATGGAAAAATATTTTTTCAGGCGGACAGTGATGCGATCATCACGAAAGGGCTCGTTGCTTTGATGGTACACGTTCTTTCAGGTCACACTCCGGAAGAAATAACAAAAGCACCATTGACATTTATCGATACGATTGGTTTGAAAGATAATCTCTCTCCAACACGGTCGAATGGATTCATAGCAATGGTAAAACAAATGAAAATGGACGCACTCGCTTTGAGTGCAAAATAAATCTGTGATCAGTATATCAGTAAGAATTTGTAATCAGTATCCTATGCCGGCAACAATAGTTTCAAAAGACGCAGAATTCACGCAGAAGATCATCGATGTACTTAAAATGTGCTTCGACCCGGAAATTCCTGTCGATATCTGGGAACTCGGTTTGATCTACGAAATAAAAGTGAACGACGATAATGAAGTGGAAATTCTCATGACACTTACTTCCCCGAATTGTCCTGTTGCAGAATCACTGCCGCAGGATGTGGAAAATAAAGTGCGCGAAGTAGAAGGAGTAAAATCTTCGAAAGTGAATATCACCTTCGATCCGCCGTGGGAAAAAGAAATGATGAGTGAAGTAGCGCAACTGGAATTGGGATTTATGTAAAAAGAGCAGAGAACTTAGAGCTTAGAAATTCCCTCTCGTTCGTTAAGTCTAACTTCTAAGCTCTCGATTCTATGTTCTAAACAAATGGAAGAAATAATAAATAAAGTGGAACAGAGCGGATTGATCACGATCGATCCGGGTGAAATTTATTTTCCAGGTGAGCGCGTGGTGATCGATATAAAAGATCAGCTCTACCAGGGATTGATCTTGAAAGAAAAAGATTTCCGTGAATTCATTAAAAATAAAAACTGGAAAGAGTACGACGGAAAATTTGTTGCACTCACCTGTTCTGCTGATGCTATTATTCCCGACTGGACCTGGATGCTTCTCGCTTCGTCATTACAGCCATTCGCAAAAAAAATTGTTTTCGGAAATATGGAATTGCTCGAAACCGTTCTCTTCGAAGAAGCGCTGAATAAATTTGATGTGGAAATTTACCGCGACAAAAGAATTATCATAAAAGGTTGCGGAGATAAACCGGTTCCGAAAACCGCGTATGTGGAATTGACAAGAAGACTGCAGCCCGTGGTAAAAAGTATCATGTACGGAGAGCCGTGTTCGACGGTGCCGGTGTACAAGCAACCAAAGTGAGGAATCCCCGTCTTCCATTGAGAAGACGGATCGCGTATTGCGATTTGCAATTCATGCTTTTCATTCCTAAATTTGATTTTCACGCTTAACCCCACTCTATGCGTCATCTTCTTTGTACAATTTTTCTCGCGAGTGCGCTGCTGACTGCGCGCATGCATGCGCAGGACACGCTTGCTCCCGCGAATGAGCAGAAAATTTTTCATCACGAATTCGGTTTCAATACCACGCTTCTGCTCAAGCAGGTTTTCAATCTTTCGAACAACACGTTCACCATGCTTCCTTATTCGGTGACGTATAAACTTGCGTGGAACAAACACGCACTTCGTTTCGGTTTGGGAGCCGACATGAACAATTCGAAAACGAGCACCGTTAATTCCGGAACTTCGGTCATTGCCGGCCCCGATCCTGTTGCACCTACTTACTCTGATTCTTATTCTATTTATTTCCGCGGTGGATGGGAATGGCGTTTCCCGTTGGGAAGAAGATTTCTTACGTGGGTAGCATTGGATCTTGCGACGCACATACAGAATTCCGCTTCGCAAACGGTTGTGTTATATAACAACCTTCCGAATTATTATTCTTACTCGAAAACAATTTTCACATCAGGTTTGATGGAATTCGGCGGAGGCCCTGCTGCAGGTATCCAGTTCAACCTGAGCAAGCGAATGAGTTTGAGCACTGAAATTCCGTTCTATGCTTTTTATTCCATGCAGAAAGACAAGACGAATGATTACAATAACTATTTATCCGGATCGCAATATACGATCACCACGAATACTTCGACCAGCACTATCACCGGATCCAGGTTTACCATTACGCTTCCCGTTACACTTTATCTTGGAATAAGATTTTAAAAAAAACCGGACGCATGAAAAGAAAAAATATTTTACGGAACAGCGCACTCGTTATCTGCGCAGCGCTGATCCCGCTGATCGTGATCGTTCCTGCATCGTGCAAAAAAGAAAAAGATCCTCTTGAAATAAATGCAAGCCCGGGTACGCCGCAACTTCCGGCTCAGTTTTATTCTTATCCTTCCGGCCAGAACGCACTTGCAACTTTGGGCCGCGTTCTTTTTTACGACAGGAATCTTTCACTGAACAATACTACTTCGTGCGGATCCTGTCACCAGCAGCGTTATGCTTTTGCCGATAATCATCCTTTCAGCCGCGGATTATTCAATGGTTATACCGCGCGCAATTCTTCTGCGATCGGTCCGGGAAGTTCAAATTCCTTTTCTCCTCACAACAGGTTCTGGGACGGGCGTGCAGCTAATGCAGATACAGCGGTGTTTATGCCGGTGATGAATAACGTGGAGATGCATGTTTTTGATCTGAATCTTCTTCCGCCACGGCTTTCACAATTATCTTATTACGCGCAACTTTTCCAGGACGCCTATGGATCGCCTGAAATTACGGTGTATGGAATTCGTCATGCTTTAGGATGTTTTGTGGATAATCTTTATTCCTTCAACAGCAAATTTGATCTGAACCAGATGGACGCTCTCGCGGAAGCAGGTGAACAGATCTTCGATGGAAAAGCGAGATGTTATTCCTGCCACAATGGAGATAATTTCAATGGTTACCAATCCGATTATGAGAATATAGGACTCGATGCAAATTATTCCGACATCGGCCGCGGAAGAATAACGCATGATGCGCATGACAATGGAAAATTCCTGGTGCCTTCATTGCGGAACGTGGAATACAGCGCGCCTTATATGCACGATGGCCGGTACAACACGTTGCGCGAAGTGATCGATCATTATGATCACGGAATTATGGATTCGAAAAATCTCAGCCCGGTGTTGCGCGTGATCCCTGATGAATCCATCGATTCGCTGAATATCAACATGAATAACAATTCCTTCGACTGGTCCGTTTTCCCGGTTGTGCAAATGGGGCTGACTGAACTGGAGAAACAACAACTGGAAGCTTTCCTGAGATCTTTGTCGGATCCTTCCTTCATCACCGATCCGAAGTTTTCGGATCCATTCATTCACTGAAATTATTTTTTAAAATAAAAATATTATTTCTGCAATTCTATTCTTGTTTCATTCGCTTCTCCCACGATCACATTCGCAGTGAATGAATCTTCTTTGTATCCTTTTGCTTTCACTTCAATTACAGCAAGCCCGGGAGAAACTTTCTGCAATTGAAAAACTCCCTGTGCATTCGTGGTCGTCATAGTTCCGTCTGATAATGTCACGACTGCTCCGGCAACCGGTTTTCCGGTCTCCTGGTCAACCACAGTTCCCTGCAAAGCGGCGCGCGTTATCTTCGCTATATTCGGATTCACAAGAATTTTTATAAAATCGATCGCGTATCCGTCGCCGGCTCCTGTGGTTGCATCGTCAATATAAATTGTAAGCAACGGAGATTTGAGTGAGTCAAGAAAATCGAGCGGAACATTCAGCGTGATCATTTTTCCGATAGGGCCGGTTTGATTGAGTGCGTTGAGCGCTTTTTCAATGAACGGGGCTCTTCTTCCATTGACGTATGCTTCGAATTGCGAACAGAAAACAGGATGCTGAAAATCATCAACGAACATCATGATAGTTGCCGTTGTAATTTTTGTTTCTTTCGGAACACCCATCGGGATGTGAAAGGGAAAATTTGTTTTTCCGTATTTGAACTTGATCGAATCGTACTGGCCGCTGTAACCATCGCCACCACACGGTTCATCTTTTGTTCCCATACTCGATGGCAGCATGATCATATCGAAACCGATCGTGTCTTTCGGATTCCGATCCCAGGGATAAGGATGCGAAGGAGTTTCTTTCCCGGAAAACGGATCGAAATTTTTTTCCCATCCGAATCCA
It includes:
- a CDS encoding DUF2480 family protein; this encodes MEEIINKVEQSGLITIDPGEIYFPGERVVIDIKDQLYQGLILKEKDFREFIKNKNWKEYDGKFVALTCSADAIIPDWTWMLLASSLQPFAKKIVFGNMELLETVLFEEALNKFDVEIYRDKRIIIKGCGDKPVPKTAYVELTRRLQPVVKSIMYGEPCSTVPVYKQPK
- a CDS encoding carboxypeptidase regulatory-like domain-containing protein, which translates into the protein MKNIILLSAIPIFLSVNVHSQSTANDGDWKAQYVKMQNTPEAAWMIRYGDIDNLGFGWEKNFDPFSGKETPSHPYPWDRNPKDTIGFDMIMLPSSMGTKDEPCGGDGYSGQYDSIKFKYGKTNFPFHIPMGVPKETKITTATIMMFVDDFQHPVFCSQFEAYVNGRRAPFIEKALNALNQTGPIGKMITLNVPLDFLDSLKSPLLTIYIDDATTGAGDGYAIDFIKILVNPNIAKITRAALQGTVVDQETGKPVAGAVVTLSDGTMTTTNAQGVFQLQKVSPGLAVIEVKAKGYKEDSFTANVIVGEANETRIELQK
- a CDS encoding SufE family protein, which gives rise to MNSIVENEKEIVEDFSMFDQWDDKYQYIIDLGKSLAPMDENLKTENRLIKGCQSKVWLHTELRDGKIFFQADSDAIITKGLVALMVHVLSGHTPEEITKAPLTFIDTIGLKDNLSPTRSNGFIAMVKQMKMDALALSAK
- a CDS encoding cysteine desulfurase, with translation MTETKIISKNTYDVNLLRQDFPILSREVNGKPLIYFDNGATTQKPQVVIDCISNYYSHYNANIHRGVHKLSQEASQAYEEARKTVAEFIGANSPNELIFTRGTTESINLVAASFLRKKLDAGDEILVTEMEHHSNILPWQQLCEEKNATLKIIPVNEHGELEMTRVPLLLSPKTKFVAVAHVSNTLGTINPLKEIVALAHAQNIPVLVDGAQAAPHMRVNVQELGCEFYCFSAHKVYGPTGIGALYVKEEILNELPPYQTGGGTIKTVSFAKTVYADGPLRFEAGTPNIEGAIGMAKALEYVNGVGMKNIAAHEHELLLYATEKLKQVKGVRIIGEAKEKAGVLSFVIEKIHPFDIAMLIDQQGVAVRTGHHCTQPLMEKFGIPGTIRASFALYNTKEEIDHFITALVKSIKMLS
- a CDS encoding SUF system Fe-S cluster assembly protein translates to MPATIVSKDAEFTQKIIDVLKMCFDPEIPVDIWELGLIYEIKVNDDNEVEILMTLTSPNCPVAESLPQDVENKVREVEGVKSSKVNITFDPPWEKEMMSEVAQLELGFM